In Aegilops tauschii subsp. strangulata cultivar AL8/78 chromosome 3, Aet v6.0, whole genome shotgun sequence, one genomic interval encodes:
- the LOC109758105 gene encoding uncharacterized protein, with protein sequence MLREALASLERHCFLNTSTGECVQVDIPELHDHKLLAVTPEGLLLLVHQRNHVRLLNPLTRKPTELPPLTTLLPSKFKDMGILDESNELLDTEFIAWGSGVASDGSTFVLCFNMLDLLATAKPGDDHWTSVKNNGDGALAALTFEGRFYCVDNNGVMVLKTRVDQPPRLQVAAKMDSIYAKMENMDDSQFEDSFHLVDNCGELMLVHRWGGVTAENNSYCLYDPYRVDLDNGTLFPVKSLGGSTGRAMFIGMHSSLSVSLDVFPSGSIIADTIYLSFDDDGTIVRLRAIEFASQVGFRRIIIETDASLLTNALGMVYH encoded by the exons ATGCTCCGGGAGGCACTCGCCTCGCTGGAACGCCACTGCTTCCTCAACACATCCACAGGCGAGTGCGTCCAGGTTGACATCCCGGAGCTCCATGACCATAAGTTGCTGGCCGTCACCCCCGAGGGCCTCCTTCTCCTGGTCCACCAACGCAACCACGTCCGCCTCCTCAACCCGCTCACCCGAAAACCCACAGAGCTGCCGCCGCTCACCACACTGCTGCCCTCCAAGTTCAAGGACATGGGCATACTTGATGAGAGTAATGAACTTCTCGACACCGAATTCATTGCGTGGGGCTCTGGTGTTGCCAGTGATGGTTCCACATTTGTGCTCTGCTTCAACATGCTCGACCTGCTTGCCACGGCCAAGCCCGGCGATGACCACTGGACGTCGGTAAAGAACAACGGTGATGGGGCACTGGCAGCGTTAACGTTTGAGGGACGCTTCTACTGCGTTGACAACAATGGCGTCATGGTACTGAAAACTAGAGTAGATCAGCCACCACGCCTGCAGGTGGCTGCCAAGATGGATAGCATTTATGCCAAGATGGAAAACATGGATGACTCCCAATTTGAGGATAGTTTCCACCTTGTCGACAATTGTGGGGAGCTGATGCTGGTGCACCGTTGGGGTGGAGTGACAGCTGAGAATAATTCGTATTGTTTGTATGACCCGTATCGAGTGGATTTGGACAACGGCACACTATTTCCGGTCAAGAGCTTGGGCGGTAGTACAGGGCGCGCGATGTTCATTGGCATGCATAGCTCTCTCTCGGTGTCTCTGGATGTTTTCCCCTCTGGATCCATAATCGCCGACACAATCTACTTGAGCTTTGATGATGATG GGACAATCGTCCGTCTCAGGGCTATTGAATTTGCTTCTCAAGTGGGCTTCAGACGGATCATCATCGAAACAGATGCATCTCTTCTCACCAATGCACTTGGCATGGTGTACCACTAG